One window of the Salvia splendens isolate huo1 chromosome 1, SspV2, whole genome shotgun sequence genome contains the following:
- the LOC121752870 gene encoding protein LOW PSII ACCUMULATION 1, chloroplastic-like — protein MAALPRLPTLLIDCPASFLHRHSFAVTKIDYSIRRRKGRSSAVTCSASRGPSSSEISSTAKIRSEVLSPFRTVRMFFYIAFIASGSLGGFIALSQLVGALVNPSRAADVTDILKDLAIDIGAVSAFAFLYYRENNAKNAQVARLSREEFLSNLKLRVDERRIVPLSAFRGIARLVILAGPASFIQDSFKLSEPFSDSLLERGILVVPFVTDGGLPEFEYEEKEETKDIDSKRKRLWQLAPVYTAEWSEWLNEQKKLAKVSPESPVYLSLRMDGRVRGSGVGYPPWNAFVAQLPPVKGIWTGLLDGMDGRV, from the exons ATGGCCGCGCTGCCGCGGCTCCCTACCCTCCTAATTGATTGCCCGGCATCTTTCCTTCACCGTCACAGTTTCGCCGTCACGAAAATCGACTACTCAATACGGCGCCGGAAAGGTCGATCCTCCGCCGTCACGTGCTCTGCCTCCAGAGGGCCTTCTTCGTCTGAGATCAG TTCCACGGCCAAAATACGAAGTGAAGTTCTGTCTCCATTTCGCACAGTTCGAATGTTCTTTTATATTGCTTTTATAGCTAGTGGTTCCCTTGGAGGATTCATAGCCCTCAGCCAGCTAGTTGGTGCCCTTGTGAATCCATCAAGAGCTGCTGATGTCACCGACATCCTCAAGGATCTAGCCATAGATATAGGAGCAGTCTCTGCTTTTGCATTTCTTTATTATAGGGAGAACAATGCTAAGAACGCTCAGGTGGCTAGGCTTTCAAGAGAGGAGTTTCTCTCGAATCTCAAGCTTCGTGTGGATGAGAGGAGGATTGTTCCTCTCAGTGCTTTCAGGGGAATTGCGCGCCTTGTTATCCTAGCCGGTCCTGCAAGCTTCATCCAAGACTCGTTCAAACTCAGTGAACCTTTCTCCGACAGCCTCCTTGAAAGGGGGATTCTTGTTGTACCATTTGTGACTGATGGAGGTTTGCCTGAATTTGAGTacgaagagaaagaagagacgAAGGATATTGATTCGAAAAGGAAGAGGTTGTGGCAGCTAGCGCCCGTTTACACTGCTGAATGGAGCGA GTGGTTGAATGAGCAAAAGAAACTGGCTAAGGTCTCTCCTGAATCTCCGGT GTACTTGTCTCTCCGTATGGATGGCCGAGTTCGAGGCAGTGGTGTCGGCTATCCTCCATGGAATGCGTTTGTTGCGCAGTTACCACCGGTGAAGGGAATATGGACAGGCCTCCTCGACGGCATGGATGGTAGAGTTTAA
- the LOC121800772 gene encoding probable indole-3-pyruvate monooxygenase YUCCA9, whose protein sequence is MFNMTDMNMFSRRCVWVNGPVIVGAGPSGLAVAAGLREQGVPYVILERAACIASLWQNRTYDRLKLHLPKQFCQLPNYPFPDHYPEYPSKKQFVDYLESYTAHHDIRPHFNESVDSAKYDEACRLWRVRTTGPDGEVEYICQWLVVATGENADPVVPDVEGLVSFGGEVVHACDYKSGDRFKGKKVLVVGCGNSGMEVSLDLCNHGARPAMVVRNAVHVLPREMFGKSTFELAMMMMKWLPLWLVDKLLLFFTWMILGSTESLGLKRPDIGPLALKNYGRTPVLDIGALEKIRSKEIQLVPGIQRFSCASVELTSGEQLDIDAVVLATGYRSNVPYWLHETEFFGKNGFPKTPFPHGWKGKSGLYAAGFTRRGLSGLSADAIKISQDIAGVWKDDLKQKKQKVPTHRRCISTF, encoded by the coding sequence ATGTTTAACATGACAGATATGAACATGTTTTCGCGGCGGTGCGTGTGGGTAAATGGCCCCGTGATAGTCGGGGCAGGGCCCTCTGGACTGGCCGTGGCGGCCGGCCTCAGAGAGCAAGGCGTCCCTTACGTAATCCTCGAAAGGGCCGCCTGCATTGCCTCCCTATGGCAAAACCGTACCTACGATAGGCTTAAACTCCACCTCCCAAAGCAATTTTGCCAACTCCCCAACTACCCATTTCCTGACCACTACCCAGAGTATCCATCTAAGAAACAATTCGTCGACTACCTCGAATCCTACACCGCCCACCACGACATCCGCCCGCACTTCAACGAGAGCGTCGACTCCGCCAAGTACGACGAGGCCTGCCGCCTGTGGCGCGTCCGCACCACAGGCCCGGACGGCGAGGTCGAGTACATCTGCCAGTGGCTGGTGGTGGCCACTGGTGAGAACGCGGACCCCGTCGTCCCAGACGTGGAGGGGCTCGTCTCCTTTGGAGGCGAGGTCGTCCACGCCTGCGACTACAAGTCCGGCGACAGATTTAAAGGGAAAAAAGTCCTCGTCGTCGGATGCGGGAACTCCGGGATGGAGGTCTCCCTCGACCTCTGCAACCACGGCGCCCGGCCAGCGATGGTCGTCCGCAACGCGGTCCACGTGCTCCCGAGGGAGATGTTCGGGAAATCGACGTTCGAGCTGgctatgatgatgatgaaatgGCTGCCGCTTTGGCTTGTCGACAAGCTGCTCCTCTTTTTCACTTGGATGATCCTCGGGAGCACCGAGAGCCTCGGGCTCAAGCGGCCCGATATCGGGCCGCTCGCCCTTAAAAACTACGGGCGCACGCCCGTGCTCGACATTGGCGCACTGGAGAAGATTAGATCCAAGGAAATCCAATTGGTTCCTGGGATCCAGCGCTTCTCCTGCGCCAGTGTCGAGCTGACCAGTGGGGAACAGCTCGACATCGACGCGGTAGTTTTGGCCACGGGGTACCGCAGCAACGTGCCCTACTGGCTGCACGAGACGGAATTCTTCGGGAAAAACGGATTCCCGAAAACGCCCTTCCCGCACGGCTGGAAGGGGAAATCCGGCCTTTACGCGGCCGGATTCACCAGGAGAGGGCTCTCCGGGTTGTCAGCTGATGCTATCAAGATCTCGCAAGATATTGCCGGAGTTTGGAAGGATGATTTGAAGCAGAAGAAGCAGAAAGTTCCGACACACCGTCGTTGCATTTCAACCTTCTAA
- the LOC121800778 gene encoding monothiol glutaredoxin-S12, chloroplastic-like, whose translation MASMAVTCRFTVKGFESRSLCSRSPSLPQFHSLPTNRRSSAVVSSRKPENVGLLRIRAMSSDSSGSGPQLEVTVKNTIAQNPVVVYSKTWCSYSSEVKSLFKRLGTEPFVIELDRLGAEGSQLQKTLEKLTGQHTVPNVFIGGKHIGGCSDTIKLYQEGELETLLFEAGAKK comes from the exons ATGGCATCAATGGCGGTGACGTGTCGTTTTACTGTTAAAGGCTTCGAGTCCAGGTCACTCTGCTCTCGTTCACCCTCTCTCCCCCAGTTTCATTCTCTTCCTACTAATCGTCGGAGCAGCGCCGTCGTCTCTTCTCGAAAGCCCGAAAATGTCGGGCTCCTCCGCATTCGGGCCATGAGCTCCGACTCATCGGGTTCCGGGCCCCAATTGGAAGTCACTGTGAAGAACACCATTGCTCAGAACCCTGTCGTGGTTTACTCCAAAACTTGGTGCTC GTACTCTTCGGAGGTGAAATCGTTGTTCAAGAGACTTGGCACGGAGCCGTTTGTTATTGAATTGGACCGATTAG GTGCTGAAGGATCACAACTGCAGAAGACTCTAGAAAAACTTACTGGACAACATACAGTTCCCAATGTCTTCATAG GGGGCAAGCATATTGGCGGTTGTTCAG ATACTATCAAGTTGTATCAGGAAGGGGAGCTGGAGACTTTGCTATTCGAAGCTGGTGCAAAAAAGTGA